The Sediminispirochaeta bajacaliforniensis DSM 16054 genome window below encodes:
- a CDS encoding response regulator transcription factor, which produces MNEAKRIAIVDDEEALTATLAFAFRREGFEIELFHDGATAWQHFSRRLPHLIVLDIMMPKMDGLALCKLLRGEGMQVPIIFLSSRDDEIDRLLGFESGGDDYLSKPFSVRELLARVRAVLRRSSGVQEGGVPSVVDMGDLQIDTSSARCFFGDHSVPLTLTELRILLSLLELPGGIKSREQLMAAAFPEDLYANERAVDSHIKRIRKKMTALGLPYDPLETVYGMGYRFTSTGSRR; this is translated from the coding sequence ATGAACGAGGCAAAACGGATTGCCATTGTCGATGATGAAGAGGCTCTTACCGCCACGCTTGCCTTTGCTTTCCGCAGGGAAGGCTTTGAGATCGAGCTTTTTCACGACGGGGCGACGGCCTGGCAACATTTTTCACGGAGACTTCCCCATCTTATTGTCCTTGATATCATGATGCCGAAGATGGATGGCCTTGCATTGTGTAAGCTGCTGCGAGGTGAAGGAATGCAGGTGCCCATCATTTTCCTTTCTTCACGGGATGATGAAATCGACCGGCTTCTCGGCTTCGAGTCGGGGGGCGACGACTACCTGTCAAAGCCCTTTTCGGTCAGGGAATTACTTGCCAGGGTGCGGGCCGTGCTTCGCCGAAGTTCCGGAGTGCAGGAGGGAGGCGTTCCTTCCGTAGTCGATATGGGGGACCTGCAGATTGATACATCATCCGCCCGCTGTTTTTTCGGCGATCATAGTGTCCCCCTCACCCTGACGGAACTTCGAATACTGCTCTCGTTGCTGGAACTGCCCGGGGGGATCAAGAGTAGGGAACAGCTGATGGCTGCCGCCTTTCCCGAGGACCTCTATGCGAACGAGCGGGCCGTCGATAGTCATATCAAACGGATACGAAAAAAGATGACGGCCCTCGGCCTTCCCTACGATCCGCTGGAAACGGTCTACGGCATGGGCTACCGTTTTACCTCGACGGGGAGTCGCCGGTGA
- a CDS encoding sensor histidine kinase: protein MRRISFRLLIFNLLLLFLPLGSMLYLKTYERQLLENQERAMVQEGRILASALADRAIQDEGLRILTNLAGRMESRIRIVDQDGTLLADSAVDSPVLQDEKMQAAGRGYEKQESGRQAFLYRLVVPPVNRFRELCARLLFPPSPRFESAEYYSGKDVLDGPEVRSALSGRYGASTRISSGGQRSVTLYSAIPVYASSGNVSGAVVVSRSTYRILEDLYRIRLDIIVISLYSFVAAIAISLILSFTITRPLRRLKDRAEELLSVRNDLVSAFRDGFPALRRRDEIGDLGRALAELWERLEKRIGDIDEFTSDTLHELKNPLSAIRSAAEVASSEADREGTSELSVFFRTILTSVARIDRLLGELREIGRIDAGIDDPSAEALDVESLVKRLKEMYRCHKRIISEEIELRIDNRLSGRSILINPERMLQLVGNLLDNALDFASSRVDLSLFPLGERDVGIRVEDDGPGIDPADAPHLFSRFFSVRERRGEHSGLGLSICRAIAERCGGGVVLEENPEEHKKKGASFLVVLPASF from the coding sequence GTGAGGCGAATTTCCTTCCGCCTGCTGATATTCAACCTCCTTCTTTTATTTCTTCCCCTCGGAAGCATGCTTTACCTGAAGACCTACGAGAGGCAACTTCTTGAAAACCAGGAACGGGCGATGGTACAGGAGGGGCGGATACTTGCATCGGCACTGGCCGATAGAGCCATACAGGATGAGGGCCTGCGCATCCTCACCAATCTCGCAGGGAGAATGGAATCGAGGATCAGGATTGTGGACCAAGATGGCACACTGCTTGCCGACTCTGCTGTCGATTCCCCTGTTCTCCAGGATGAAAAGATGCAAGCGGCCGGTCGTGGCTACGAAAAACAGGAATCGGGAAGGCAGGCTTTCTTGTATCGCCTTGTGGTGCCTCCCGTCAACAGATTCCGGGAGTTGTGTGCGCGCCTTCTGTTTCCTCCGTCGCCACGCTTCGAATCTGCAGAGTATTACAGCGGGAAAGACGTACTCGACGGGCCTGAGGTGCGTTCGGCCCTTTCCGGCAGGTACGGAGCAAGTACCCGAATCTCCTCTGGCGGTCAACGTTCGGTTACCCTCTATTCAGCCATTCCCGTCTACGCTTCCTCCGGTAACGTGAGCGGTGCGGTCGTTGTCAGCCGTTCTACCTATCGAATTCTCGAGGATCTCTACCGCATCCGTCTCGACATCATCGTCATATCACTCTATTCCTTTGTCGCCGCGATCGCCATCAGCCTTATCCTCTCCTTTACCATTACCAGACCGCTCAGAAGGCTCAAGGATCGTGCGGAAGAGCTTCTTTCTGTACGAAACGATCTTGTCTCTGCGTTTCGGGATGGGTTTCCTGCCCTTAGGCGGCGTGATGAGATAGGCGACCTGGGGCGGGCCCTGGCCGAGCTGTGGGAACGTCTGGAAAAACGCATAGGGGACATCGACGAATTTACCTCCGATACCCTCCACGAATTGAAAAATCCCCTCTCTGCCATACGGAGTGCTGCGGAAGTGGCCTCCTCAGAGGCCGATCGGGAAGGTACGAGTGAACTTTCTGTTTTTTTCCGGACCATCCTTACCTCCGTGGCCAGAATCGACCGGCTTTTGGGAGAACTCAGGGAGATCGGCAGGATCGATGCGGGTATAGACGACCCTTCTGCCGAGGCGCTGGATGTGGAATCCCTGGTCAAGCGCCTGAAAGAGATGTATCGCTGTCATAAAAGGATTATTTCCGAAGAGATCGAGCTTCGTATCGACAATCGCCTTAGCGGTCGTTCCATTCTGATCAATCCCGAACGGATGCTTCAGCTGGTCGGGAATCTTCTTGATAATGCCCTTGACTTTGCCTCTTCCCGGGTTGATCTTTCGCTATTTCCCCTTGGCGAGAGGGATGTCGGCATCAGGGTTGAGGATGATGGTCCGGGGATCGATCCGGCCGATGCTCCCCATCTCTTTTCCCGCTTCTTCTCCGTCCGGGAACGTCGGGGCGAGCATTCCGGCCTCGGACTCTCCATTTGCCGTGCCATTGCCGAAAGATGTGGGGGAGGTGTTGTGCTGGAAGAAAATCCGGAGGAACATAAGAAGAAAGGAGCCTCTTTCCTTGTCGTGCTTCCCGCTTCCTTCTGA